A single region of the Mycobacterium avium subsp. avium genome encodes:
- a CDS encoding CCA tRNA nucleotidyltransferase — MPDAAQDAELLTAAAVALNKHAPMLRELGSAFDAAGHQLYLVGGSVRDALLGRLSPDLDFTTDARPEQVQQILRRWADNLWDTGIEFGTVGVGKGDRRLEITTFRADTYDQVSRNPQVRFGNRLEDDLVRRDFTANAMAVRITPDGPGEFLDPLGGLAALRQRVLDTPATPEESFGDDPLRMLRAARFVSQLGFTVAPRVREAIERMAPQLARISAERVAAELDKLVLGDDPVAGIDLLVHSGMGEVVLPEIGGMQMAIDEHHQHKDVYQHSLTVLRQAIALEDDGPDLVLRWAALLHDIGKPATRRHEPNGGVSFHHHEVVGAKMVRKRLRALRYSKQMVDDVSQLVYLHLRFHGYGDGKWTDSAVRRYVTDAGPLLPRLHKLVRADCTTRNKRRAARLQAAYDRLEARIAELAAQEDLARVRPDLDGNQIMEILGIPAGPQVGEAWRFLKELRLERGPLDPDEATAELLSWWRSRGNG; from the coding sequence GTGCCTGACGCCGCCCAGGATGCCGAGCTGCTGACCGCCGCCGCGGTCGCGCTCAACAAGCATGCGCCGATGCTGCGCGAGCTGGGTTCTGCGTTCGACGCCGCGGGCCACCAGCTCTACCTCGTCGGCGGTTCGGTGCGCGATGCCCTGCTGGGCCGGTTGAGCCCCGACCTGGACTTCACCACCGACGCGCGCCCCGAGCAGGTGCAGCAAATCCTGCGGCGGTGGGCCGACAACCTGTGGGACACCGGAATCGAGTTCGGCACCGTCGGCGTCGGCAAGGGCGACCGCCGCCTGGAGATCACCACGTTTCGCGCCGACACCTACGACCAGGTGTCCCGAAATCCCCAGGTGCGCTTCGGCAATCGCCTCGAGGACGACCTGGTGCGCCGCGATTTCACGGCCAACGCCATGGCGGTGCGGATCACGCCCGACGGACCGGGCGAATTCCTGGACCCCCTGGGCGGATTGGCGGCGCTGCGCCAGCGGGTGCTGGACACCCCGGCCACACCGGAGGAGTCGTTCGGCGACGATCCGTTGCGGATGCTGCGCGCGGCCCGGTTCGTGTCGCAACTCGGCTTCACCGTCGCGCCGCGGGTGCGTGAAGCGATCGAGCGGATGGCCCCGCAGCTGGCCCGGATCAGCGCGGAGCGGGTGGCCGCCGAGCTGGACAAGCTGGTGCTCGGCGACGATCCGGTGGCCGGGATCGATCTGCTGGTGCACAGCGGAATGGGTGAGGTGGTGCTGCCCGAGATCGGCGGCATGCAGATGGCCATCGACGAACACCACCAGCACAAGGACGTCTACCAGCACTCGCTGACCGTGTTGCGTCAGGCGATCGCCCTCGAAGACGACGGCCCGGATCTGGTGCTGCGCTGGGCCGCGCTGCTGCACGACATCGGCAAGCCCGCCACCCGACGCCACGAGCCCAACGGCGGCGTGAGTTTTCACCACCACGAGGTGGTCGGCGCCAAGATGGTCCGAAAACGGTTGCGCGCCTTGAGGTATTCGAAGCAGATGGTCGACGACGTCTCGCAGCTGGTGTACCTGCATCTGCGGTTCCACGGCTACGGCGACGGCAAGTGGACCGATTCGGCGGTGCGCCGCTACGTCACCGATGCCGGGCCGCTGCTGCCGCGGCTGCACAAACTCGTGCGCGCCGACTGCACCACCCGCAACAAGCGCCGGGCCGCCCGGCTGCAGGCAGCCTATGACCGGCTCGAGGCGCGCATCGCCGAGCTGGCCGCCCAAGAAGACTTGGCGCGGGTGCGCCCCGATTTGGACGGCAACCAGATCATGGAGATCTTGGGCATCCCGGCCGGCCCGCAGGTCGGGGAGGCGTGGCGGTTCCTGAAGGAGCTGCGGCTGGAGCGGGGACCGTTGGATCCCGACGAGGCGACCGCAGAACTGCTGTCCTGGTGGCGATCTCGCGGGAACGGGTAG
- a CDS encoding alpha/beta hydrolase produces the protein MQLRHLSIPFLVAEAGGDPWSIDSGLQAGRPAQIASLARAFHDAGMSTAEADVAFAAARGRFEASWNHRNGALPINDSAEVQRVTRALAVEGRQLPRIATDLETIAAVLAESQRTSTWYIEALEYDLTAIDDEIGQALEEADHCAAEELRYSAVTEAKAITLVLKQVRESYSRLLHSALARLQGDGVDPADVRGVDELSIPPADTSPEQVKWWWDSLSDAQQRLLIDQHPQELGNLNGIPAEARDSVNRATMTDDLSKVEAVARVRGVSVEALRDNALHNRDIDMFSDPASYGLCATDIVRYQNAVKTNDCLNKACDPGLPLMLWAYDPLAFAGKGRAGIAIGNPDKSRNTAVVVPGTNSSVRGGWMSDGADDAINLYTQAQRADPHHATAVLAWMGYDAPEFDDSHWEQAVTDPAKLEQVGTPWRARQAGVLLAGDVNGLAATHDAGSRAHVTVIGHSYGSTTVADAFANSGMRANDAVLTGCPGTDLAHRAADFHLDGGRLYVGAASTDAISWIGESGSGLPNGLNETLGGPLGPLAGLGTDPAHAGFGAVRFRAEVAGSHSVMPWFTDHSHYYDVGSEALHNMTEIVTGRGNELAAEGMLAPDRDAARVSILGWVHTPLGTLSLPRVEIRMPVVVDPEWERPARSVTNGHGF, from the coding sequence ATGCAGCTGCGCCACTTGAGCATTCCGTTTCTGGTCGCCGAGGCCGGCGGTGATCCGTGGTCGATCGACTCGGGCCTGCAGGCTGGCCGTCCGGCGCAGATCGCCTCCCTGGCCCGGGCGTTTCATGACGCGGGGATGAGCACCGCGGAGGCCGACGTCGCGTTTGCGGCGGCCCGAGGTCGGTTCGAGGCGTCGTGGAATCACCGAAACGGCGCGCTGCCGATCAACGACTCCGCCGAGGTGCAGCGCGTCACCCGGGCGTTAGCAGTGGAGGGCCGGCAATTGCCGCGGATTGCAACCGATTTGGAGACCATCGCCGCGGTGCTGGCCGAATCGCAACGCACGTCCACGTGGTACATCGAAGCGCTGGAGTATGACCTCACGGCCATCGACGACGAGATCGGCCAGGCCCTCGAGGAGGCCGATCACTGCGCGGCCGAGGAGCTGCGCTACAGCGCCGTCACCGAAGCCAAGGCAATCACGTTGGTGCTCAAGCAGGTTCGGGAGAGTTATTCGCGGCTACTGCACAGCGCGTTGGCACGCCTGCAGGGCGATGGTGTCGACCCGGCGGACGTCAGGGGCGTCGACGAGTTGTCGATCCCGCCCGCCGACACCAGCCCTGAGCAGGTCAAGTGGTGGTGGGATTCGCTGAGTGACGCTCAGCAGCGTTTGTTGATCGATCAGCATCCGCAGGAGTTGGGCAATCTCAACGGTATTCCCGCCGAGGCGCGTGACTCGGTCAATCGGGCGACGATGACTGACGACCTGAGCAAGGTCGAAGCCGTCGCCCGGGTGCGGGGCGTATCGGTTGAGGCGCTGCGCGACAACGCGCTCCACAACCGGGATATCGACATGTTCAGCGACCCGGCGTCCTACGGGCTGTGCGCCACCGACATCGTCCGGTACCAGAACGCGGTGAAGACCAACGACTGCCTCAACAAAGCGTGCGACCCAGGGCTTCCGCTGATGCTGTGGGCCTACGACCCGCTGGCGTTCGCCGGCAAGGGCAGGGCGGGCATCGCCATCGGCAACCCGGACAAGTCCCGCAACACCGCGGTCGTCGTGCCGGGCACCAATAGCAGCGTGCGCGGCGGCTGGATGTCCGACGGAGCCGACGACGCCATCAACCTCTACACGCAAGCGCAGCGGGCCGACCCCCACCACGCCACCGCGGTGCTGGCCTGGATGGGTTATGACGCACCGGAATTCGACGATTCCCACTGGGAGCAGGCCGTGACCGACCCAGCGAAACTGGAACAGGTCGGCACGCCCTGGAGGGCGCGGCAGGCAGGTGTGCTGTTGGCCGGCGACGTCAATGGGCTGGCCGCCACACACGACGCGGGAAGCCGGGCTCATGTGACGGTCATCGGCCATTCCTACGGGTCGACGACGGTGGCCGACGCGTTCGCCAACAGCGGTATGCGCGCCAACGACGCGGTGCTAACCGGGTGCCCGGGCACGGATTTGGCGCACCGCGCCGCAGACTTTCACCTCGACGGCGGCAGGCTGTATGTGGGTGCGGCGTCAACCGATGCGATTAGCTGGATCGGCGAGTCGGGTAGCGGGCTGCCCAATGGGCTCAACGAGACGCTGGGCGGTCCGCTGGGTCCGCTGGCAGGGCTGGGCACCGACCCGGCGCATGCAGGTTTCGGGGCGGTGCGGTTCCGCGCCGAAGTTGCCGGTTCGCACAGCGTCATGCCGTGGTTCACGGACCACTCGCACTACTACGACGTGGGCAGCGAGGCGCTGCACAACATGACCGAGATCGTCACCGGCCGCGGCAACGAGTTGGCGGCCGAAGGCATGCTGGCGCCCGACCGAGACGCGGCGCGGGTGTCCATTCTCGGCTGGGTGCACACTCCGTTGGGGACGCTGTCGCTGCCGCGGGTGGAGATCCGGATGCCGGTGGTGGTCGATCCGGAATGGGAGCGGCCGGCACGCTCGGTCACCAATGGG
- a CDS encoding lipid II flippase MurJ, translating to MPGSPPTGPLPPVPAGIDRRRPELSDSALVSRSWAMAFATLVSRLTGFARVVLLAAILGAALSSAFSVANQLPNLVAALVLEATFTAIFVPVLARAEQSDPDGGAAFVRRLVTLTTALLIGATALSVAAAPLLVRLMLGRTPQVNEPLTVAFAYLLLPQVLAYGLTSVFMAILNTRNVFGPTAWAPVVNNVVALATLAVYALVPGELSVDPVRMGNAKLLVLAVGTTLGVFAQTGVLLVALRRQHVDLRPLWGIDQRLKRFGTMAAAMVLYVLISQLGLVVGNQIASTAAASGPAIYNYTWLVLMLPFGMIGVTVLTVVMPRLSRNAAADDTRAVLADLSLATRLTLITLIPIVAFMTVGGPAMGSALFAYGHFGDVDAGYLGAAIALSAFTLIPYGLVLLQLRVFYAREQPWTPIMIILVITAVKILGSVLAPHLTGDPKLVAGLLSLANGVGFLAGAVIGYVLLRRTLLPGGGHLIGVGEVRTILVTLTAAMLAGLVAHVADRLLGLGALTAHGGGASSLLRLLVLALIMVPITAAVMLRAQVPEARAALDAVRFRITGRGPRPRKPAAPDQSSHRRPVTYPEQRNSSPPGVNAVQEPIRRRPPERANRARLVKGPEVTDRPMESAASSAGPGTGSGAPRPVADDFQPDIPADQPDIPADQPDIPADQPDRPRKADPRPADQKNGDAGTRRGPFDVPRERTADSSTDDVHLVPGARIAGGRYRLLVFHGGAPPLQFWQALDTALDRQVALTFVDPDRALPDEVLQEILSRTLRLSRIDKPGIARVLDVVHTGSGGLVVSEWIRGGSLQEVADTAPSPVGAVRAMQSLAAAADAAHRAGVALSIDHPSRVRVSIEGDVVLAYPATMPDANPQDDIRGIGAALYALLVNRWPLAESGVRSGLAPAERDSSGNPVEPMAIDRDIPFQISAVAVRAVQDDGGIRSASTLLNLLQQATAVADRTEVLGPIDDSPSPSTALISPGNDPATFARRRRNVLIGVGAGLAVLVAALLVLASIVSKIFGNVGGGLNKNELGLNGPSSSTSAPQTTTSTAAGSVVKPTRASVFSPDGDADNPGTAGQAIDGDPSTAWATEVYTDAVPFPSFKQGEGLILQLPSPTVIGQVSIDTPSTGTKVEIRAASSPTPAGLNDTTVLAPAFTLKPGHNVIPVRAGSPTSNLLVWISTLGTTNGKSQAGFSEITVQAAS from the coding sequence ATGCCGGGCTCCCCGCCGACCGGGCCGCTGCCGCCCGTCCCCGCCGGAATCGACCGGCGCCGCCCGGAGCTGTCGGACTCGGCGCTGGTGTCGCGGTCGTGGGCGATGGCGTTCGCGACGTTGGTCAGCCGTCTTACCGGCTTCGCCCGGGTGGTGCTGCTGGCCGCGATCCTGGGCGCGGCGCTGTCCAGCGCGTTCTCGGTGGCCAATCAGCTGCCCAACCTGGTGGCGGCCCTGGTGTTGGAGGCGACGTTCACCGCGATCTTCGTGCCGGTGCTGGCCCGCGCCGAGCAGAGCGACCCCGACGGCGGCGCGGCGTTCGTGCGGCGCCTGGTCACGCTGACGACCGCGCTGCTGATCGGCGCGACGGCGCTGTCGGTGGCGGCCGCCCCGCTGCTGGTACGGCTGATGCTGGGCCGCACCCCGCAGGTCAACGAGCCGCTCACCGTCGCCTTCGCCTACCTGCTGCTGCCCCAGGTGCTGGCCTACGGGCTCACTTCGGTGTTCATGGCAATCCTGAACACCCGCAACGTGTTTGGGCCGACAGCGTGGGCGCCGGTGGTCAACAACGTCGTCGCCCTCGCCACCCTGGCGGTGTACGCGCTGGTGCCCGGCGAGCTGTCGGTGGATCCGGTGCGGATGGGCAACGCCAAGCTGCTGGTGCTGGCCGTCGGCACCACGCTGGGCGTGTTCGCCCAGACCGGGGTGCTGCTGGTGGCGCTGCGCCGCCAGCACGTGGACCTGCGTCCGCTGTGGGGAATCGACCAGCGGCTCAAGCGATTCGGCACCATGGCCGCCGCCATGGTGCTCTACGTGCTGATCAGCCAGCTTGGCCTGGTGGTCGGAAACCAGATCGCCAGCACCGCAGCCGCTTCCGGCCCGGCGATCTACAACTACACCTGGCTGGTGCTGATGCTGCCGTTCGGCATGATCGGCGTGACGGTGCTGACCGTGGTGATGCCGCGGCTGAGCCGCAACGCCGCCGCCGACGACACCCGGGCCGTGCTGGCCGACCTGTCGCTGGCCACCCGGCTGACCCTGATCACGCTGATCCCGATCGTGGCGTTCATGACCGTCGGCGGCCCCGCGATGGGCAGCGCGCTGTTCGCCTACGGCCACTTCGGCGACGTCGACGCCGGCTACCTGGGCGCCGCGATCGCCCTATCCGCGTTCACCCTGATCCCCTACGGCCTGGTGCTGCTGCAGCTGCGGGTGTTCTACGCCCGCGAACAGCCCTGGACCCCGATCATGATCATCCTGGTCATCACGGCGGTCAAGATCCTCGGTTCGGTGCTGGCGCCGCACCTCACCGGCGACCCCAAGCTGGTGGCCGGCTTGCTCAGTCTGGCCAACGGCGTCGGCTTCCTGGCCGGCGCGGTCATCGGCTACGTCCTGCTGCGCCGCACGCTGCTGCCGGGCGGCGGCCACCTGATCGGGGTCGGCGAGGTGCGCACCATCCTGGTCACGCTGACCGCCGCCATGCTGGCCGGACTGGTCGCGCACGTGGCCGACCGGCTGCTGGGGCTGGGCGCGCTGACGGCGCACGGCGGCGGCGCCAGCTCGCTGCTGCGCCTGCTGGTGCTGGCGCTCATCATGGTGCCGATCACGGCCGCGGTGATGCTGCGCGCGCAGGTTCCCGAAGCCCGGGCCGCCCTGGACGCCGTCCGCTTCCGCATCACGGGCCGGGGACCGCGGCCCCGCAAACCCGCTGCGCCGGATCAATCGTCTCACCGGCGCCCGGTCACGTACCCTGAGCAGAGGAATTCGTCCCCGCCTGGGGTAAATGCGGTCCAGGAGCCGATCCGGCGCAGGCCTCCGGAGCGGGCAAACCGAGCCCGGCTAGTGAAAGGACCGGAGGTGACCGACCGCCCGATGGAGAGCGCCGCATCCAGCGCCGGGCCCGGCACAGGGTCGGGTGCTCCGCGGCCGGTCGCCGACGACTTCCAGCCCGACATTCCCGCCGACCAGCCCGACATTCCCGCCGACCAGCCCGACATTCCCGCCGACCAGCCCGACCGCCCCCGCAAGGCCGACCCGCGGCCCGCCGACCAGAAAAACGGCGACGCCGGGACCCGCCGCGGCCCGTTCGACGTGCCCCGCGAGCGCACCGCCGACTCGTCGACCGACGACGTCCACCTGGTCCCCGGCGCCCGCATCGCCGGCGGCCGGTACCGGTTGCTGGTGTTCCACGGCGGCGCCCCGCCGCTGCAGTTCTGGCAGGCCCTCGACACCGCCCTGGACCGGCAGGTGGCGCTGACCTTCGTCGATCCCGACCGCGCCCTGCCCGACGAGGTGCTGCAGGAGATCCTGTCCCGCACGCTGCGGCTCAGCCGCATCGACAAGCCCGGCATCGCCCGGGTGCTCGACGTGGTGCACACCGGCTCCGGCGGCCTGGTGGTCTCCGAGTGGATCCGCGGCGGATCGCTGCAGGAGGTCGCCGACACCGCGCCGTCACCGGTGGGCGCGGTGCGGGCCATGCAGTCGCTGGCCGCCGCCGCCGACGCGGCGCACCGCGCCGGCGTCGCCCTGTCGATCGATCACCCGAGCCGGGTGCGGGTCAGCATCGAAGGCGACGTGGTGCTGGCCTACCCGGCGACCATGCCCGACGCCAACCCGCAGGACGACATCCGCGGCATCGGGGCCGCGCTGTATGCGCTGCTCGTCAATCGGTGGCCGCTGGCCGAGAGCGGGGTGCGCAGCGGGCTCGCACCGGCCGAACGCGACTCCTCGGGCAACCCCGTCGAACCGATGGCCATCGACCGCGACATTCCCTTCCAGATCTCCGCGGTCGCCGTCCGGGCGGTCCAGGATGACGGCGGAATCCGCAGTGCCTCAACGCTTTTGAACCTGCTTCAGCAGGCCACCGCGGTCGCCGACCGCACCGAGGTGCTCGGGCCGATCGACGATTCGCCCTCGCCGTCGACGGCGCTCATCTCGCCCGGGAACGATCCGGCGACCTTCGCGCGGCGGCGGCGCAACGTGCTCATCGGGGTGGGCGCCGGCCTGGCCGTCCTGGTCGCGGCGCTGCTGGTGCTGGCGTCGATCGTGAGCAAGATCTTCGGCAACGTCGGCGGCGGCCTCAACAAGAACGAGCTGGGCCTCAATGGGCCCTCGTCGTCCACGTCGGCGCCGCAGACCACCACGTCCACGGCCGCCGGCAGCGTCGTCAAACCCACCCGGGCCAGCGTCTTCTCCCCCGACGGCGACGCCGACAACCCCGGCACCGCCGGCCAGGCGATCGACGGCGATCCCTCCACCGCCTGGGCGACCGAGGTCTACACCGACGCCGTGCCGTTCCCCAGTTTCAAACAGGGCGAGGGCCTGATCCTGCAGCTGCCCAGCCCGACCGTGATCGGCCAGGTCAGCATCGACACCCCCAGCACCGGGACCAAGGTGGAGATCCGGGCCGCGTCGTCCCCGACACCGGCCGGCCTCAACGACACGACCGTGCTGGCCCCGGCCTTCACCCTCAAGCCGGGCCACAACGTCATCCCGGTGCGGGCCGGTTCGCCGACGTCGAATCTGCTGGTGTGGATCTCGACGCTGGGCACCACCAACGGCAAGAGCCAGGCCGGATTTTCCGAGATCACGGTCCAGGCCGCGTCCTGA
- the trxA gene encoding thioredoxin produces MTDAEKASATIEVSDASFSTDVLASNKPVLVDFWATWCGPCKMVAPVLEEIASERGDHLTVAKLDVDANPETAQNFQVVSIPTLILFKDGQPVKRIVGAKGKAALLRELSDAVPNLG; encoded by the coding sequence ATGACCGACGCCGAAAAGGCCAGCGCCACAATAGAAGTCTCCGACGCATCGTTTTCCACCGATGTGTTGGCCAGCAATAAGCCTGTGCTGGTTGACTTTTGGGCGACATGGTGTGGTCCTTGCAAGATGGTTGCGCCGGTGCTCGAGGAAATCGCCAGCGAGCGCGGCGATCACCTCACCGTCGCCAAGCTCGACGTCGACGCCAACCCGGAAACCGCCCAAAACTTCCAGGTGGTCTCCATTCCCACCCTGATCCTGTTCAAGGACGGCCAGCCCGTGAAGCGGATCGTCGGCGCCAAGGGCAAGGCGGCGCTGCTGCGTGAGCTTTCCGACGCGGTTCCCAACCTCGGCTGA
- a CDS encoding NUDIX hydrolase, translating into MSDGEQGKPRRRRGRRRGRGAATSSEKQTNGQLTGDSTATKPRRSRAARRAPDRLRTVHETSAGGLVIDGLDGPRESQVAALIGRIDRRGRMLWSLPKGHIELGETAEQTAIREVAEETGIRGSVLAALGRIDYWFVTDGRRVHKTVHHYLMRFSGGELSDEDLEVAEVAWVPMRELPSRLAYADERRLARVADELIDKLQSDGPAALPPLPPSSPRRRPQTHSRTRHSETRHSDKPATGRKNGHGPGP; encoded by the coding sequence GTGTCGGACGGCGAACAAGGCAAACCACGTCGGCGCCGGGGGCGGCGCCGCGGTCGTGGTGCTGCAACGTCGTCGGAGAAACAGACCAACGGTCAACTGACCGGCGACTCGACCGCCACCAAGCCCCGCCGATCCCGTGCCGCGCGCCGCGCCCCGGATCGGCTGCGCACCGTGCACGAAACCTCCGCCGGCGGCCTGGTCATCGACGGCCTGGACGGACCCCGAGAATCGCAGGTCGCCGCCCTGATCGGGCGCATCGACCGGCGCGGCCGCATGCTGTGGTCGCTGCCCAAAGGGCACATCGAGCTCGGTGAGACCGCCGAACAGACCGCGATCAGAGAAGTAGCCGAAGAGACCGGCATCCGGGGCAGCGTGCTGGCCGCGCTGGGCCGCATCGACTACTGGTTCGTCACCGACGGCCGGCGCGTGCACAAGACCGTGCACCACTATCTAATGCGCTTCTCCGGCGGGGAACTCTCCGACGAGGACCTCGAGGTCGCCGAGGTCGCCTGGGTGCCGATGCGCGAGCTGCCATCCCGGCTGGCCTACGCCGACGAACGCCGGCTGGCCCGGGTCGCCGACGAGCTGATCGACAAGCTGCAAAGCGACGGCCCGGCCGCGCTTCCGCCGCTGCCGCCCAGCTCCCCGCGCCGCCGCCCACAGACGCATTCCCGGACGCGGCATTCGGAGACGCGGCATTCGGACAAACCGGCCACCGGCCGGAAGAACGGCCACGGACCGGGGCCGTGA
- a CDS encoding N-acetylmuramoyl-L-alanine amidase: MSSPRREYGDALRCGDRSAAVTEIRATLASLGLLASADEDLSTGRHVALELFDAELDQAVRAFQQHRGLLVDGIVGEATYRALKEASYRLGARTLYHQFGAPLYGDDVATLQARLQDLGFYTGLVDGYFGLQTHNALMSYQREYGLSADGICGPETLRSLYFLSSRVTGGSPHALREEELVRRSGPKLSGKRIIIDPGRGGADHGMIMQGPSGPISEADVLWDLASRLEGRMTAIGMETFLSRPVNRSPLDAERAATANNVGADLMISLRCEAQKSPAANGVASFHFGNSHGSVSTIGRNLADFIQREVVARTGLRDCRTHGRTWDLLRLTRMPTVQVDVGYVTNPHDRAMLVSTQTRDAIAGGILAAVKRLYLLGKNDRPTGTFTFAELLAHELSVERTSQMGGS; this comes from the coding sequence ATGTCGAGTCCGCGCCGCGAATACGGCGACGCGCTGCGCTGTGGTGACCGCAGCGCTGCTGTGACCGAGATCCGGGCCACGCTCGCCTCGTTAGGGCTGCTGGCCAGCGCCGATGAGGATCTCAGCACCGGCCGGCACGTGGCCCTGGAACTCTTCGACGCCGAGCTCGACCAGGCCGTCCGCGCCTTTCAACAGCATCGCGGCCTGCTGGTGGACGGCATCGTCGGGGAAGCGACCTACCGGGCGCTCAAGGAGGCGTCCTACCGGCTCGGCGCCCGCACGCTGTATCACCAATTCGGCGCGCCACTTTACGGCGACGACGTCGCGACGCTGCAGGCCCGGCTGCAGGATCTCGGTTTCTACACCGGCCTGGTCGACGGCTACTTCGGGTTGCAGACCCACAACGCTTTGATGTCGTATCAGCGCGAGTACGGGTTGTCCGCCGACGGCATCTGCGGCCCGGAAACGTTGCGCTCGTTGTATTTTCTGAGTTCGCGGGTCACCGGCGGATCGCCGCACGCGCTGCGCGAGGAGGAGCTGGTCCGCCGATCGGGCCCCAAACTGTCCGGCAAGCGAATCATCATCGACCCGGGCCGCGGCGGCGCCGACCACGGCATGATCATGCAGGGTCCGTCCGGCCCGATCAGCGAAGCAGATGTGTTGTGGGACTTGGCAAGCCGGCTCGAGGGCCGGATGACCGCGATCGGCATGGAGACCTTCCTGTCGCGGCCGGTCAACCGCAGCCCGCTGGATGCCGAACGCGCGGCCACCGCCAACAATGTCGGCGCCGACCTGATGATCAGCCTGCGCTGCGAAGCTCAAAAAAGCCCCGCCGCCAACGGGGTGGCATCCTTTCACTTCGGCAACTCGCACGGCTCGGTATCCACCATCGGGCGCAACCTCGCCGACTTCATCCAACGAGAAGTGGTGGCCCGCACCGGTTTACGGGACTGCCGAACGCACGGCCGGACGTGGGATCTGCTGCGGCTGACCCGCATGCCCACGGTTCAGGTCGACGTCGGCTACGTCACCAACCCGCACGACCGCGCGATGCTGGTGTCCACCCAGACCCGCGATGCGATCGCCGGGGGAATCCTCGCCGCGGTCAAGCGGCTCTACCTGTTGGGCAAAAACGACCGTCCCACAGGCACATTCACTTTCGCCGAGTTACTGGCCCACGAATTGTCGGTGGAGCGCACCAGCCAGATGGGCGGTTCCTGA
- the sigM gene encoding RNA polymerase sigma factor SigM, giving the protein MGFGRDGNGDRSDAELLAAHVAGDRYAFGELFVRHQRHLHRLARLTTRSPEDAEDALQDAMLSAHRGAGAFRHDAAVGSWLHRIVVNACLDRLRRTKAHPTVPLEDIYPVADRTAQVETTLAVQRALMRLPVEQRAAIVAVDMQGYSVADTARLLGVAEGTVKSRCARARVRLAELLGYLDAGAHAAAEGAAGQA; this is encoded by the coding sequence GTGGGCTTCGGAAGAGACGGCAACGGTGACCGCAGCGACGCCGAGCTGCTGGCAGCCCACGTGGCCGGCGACCGGTACGCCTTCGGCGAGCTGTTCGTCCGGCATCAGCGCCACCTGCACCGGCTGGCCCGGCTCACGACGCGCAGCCCCGAGGACGCCGAGGACGCGCTGCAGGACGCCATGCTCTCGGCACACCGCGGCGCGGGCGCGTTCCGGCATGACGCGGCCGTCGGCAGCTGGCTGCACCGCATCGTGGTGAACGCCTGCCTGGACCGGCTGCGCCGCACCAAGGCCCACCCGACGGTCCCGCTGGAAGACATCTATCCGGTCGCGGATCGCACGGCCCAGGTGGAGACGACGCTGGCGGTACAGCGCGCCCTGATGCGGCTGCCGGTCGAACAACGCGCGGCGATCGTCGCCGTCGACATGCAGGGCTATTCGGTGGCCGACACCGCGCGGCTGCTCGGTGTTGCCGAGGGCACCGTCAAGAGCCGGTGCGCCCGCGCCCGGGTGCGGCTCGCCGAACTGCTGGGCTATCTCGATGCCGGGGCCCACGCCGCTGCCGAGGGCGCCGCCGGCCAGGCCTGA
- the trxB gene encoding thioredoxin-disulfide reductase, with amino-acid sequence MTADTVHDVIIIGSGPAGYTAALYTARAQLAPVVFEGTSFGGALMTTTEVENYPGFRDGITGPELMDQMREQALRFGADLRMEDVESVSLAGPVKSVTTAEGETVRARAVILAMGAAARYLGVPGEQDLLGRGVSSCATCDGFFFKDQDIAVIGGGDSAMEEATFLTRFARSVTLVHRREEFRASRIMLERARANDKITIVTNKAVEAVEGSETVTGLRLRDTVTGETSTLAVTGVFVAIGHDPRSELVRDVLDTDPDGYVLVQGRTTATSIPGVFAAGDLVDRTYRQAVTAAGSGCAAAIDAERWLAEHAESSAAAQGDATEFPGSTDTLIGAPQ; translated from the coding sequence ATGACCGCCGACACTGTCCACGACGTGATCATCATTGGTTCGGGTCCCGCGGGCTACACCGCCGCGTTGTACACCGCGCGGGCGCAGCTGGCGCCGGTGGTGTTCGAGGGGACCTCGTTCGGTGGGGCGTTGATGACCACCACCGAAGTGGAGAACTACCCCGGTTTCCGCGACGGGATCACGGGCCCGGAGTTGATGGATCAGATGCGTGAGCAGGCGCTGCGGTTCGGCGCCGATCTGCGGATGGAAGACGTCGAGTCGGTGTCGCTGGCCGGTCCGGTCAAGTCGGTGACGACGGCCGAGGGTGAGACGGTGCGGGCGCGGGCGGTGATCCTGGCCATGGGCGCCGCCGCGCGGTATCTCGGTGTGCCCGGCGAGCAGGATCTGCTGGGGCGCGGTGTCAGTTCGTGTGCGACGTGCGACGGGTTCTTCTTCAAGGACCAGGACATCGCGGTCATCGGGGGCGGGGATTCGGCGATGGAGGAGGCCACGTTCTTGACGCGGTTCGCCCGTAGCGTCACGCTGGTGCACCGCCGCGAGGAGTTCCGGGCGTCGCGGATCATGCTGGAGCGGGCCCGCGCCAACGACAAGATCACCATCGTGACCAACAAGGCGGTCGAGGCGGTAGAGGGCTCGGAGACGGTGACGGGTTTGCGGTTGCGCGACACGGTCACCGGCGAGACGTCGACTTTGGCGGTCACCGGGGTGTTCGTGGCGATCGGTCACGACCCGCGTTCGGAGCTGGTGCGCGACGTGCTGGACACCGACCCCGACGGCTATGTGTTGGTGCAGGGCCGCACCACGGCCACCTCGATTCCGGGGGTGTTCGCCGCCGGGGACCTGGTGGACCGCACCTACCGTCAGGCCGTCACCGCCGCCGGCAGCGGTTGCGCGGCGGCCATCGACGCCGAACGCTGGCTCGCCGAACATGCCGAGTCCAGTGCGGCCGCGCAAGGCGATGCCACCGAATTCCCGGGCAGTACCGACACATTGATTGGAGCACCGCAATGA